The DNA region GGCTCGCCGGGCGCGCCGGCGAGTCGCTGCTACAGGTCCGCCAGGAGCTGGGGTATGCCGACCCGGCCGCTCTCAAGGCGGCCGGTGACAAGATCTCGCACGACCTGCTCCGCACCGAGCTGGCCCGCTGGCGGCCGGCGGACGCGGTGCTGTCGGAGGAGGACGACGGTTCCCGTCAGGCCCTGTCGGCGGAGGATTCCGCCGACGCCGGCCCGTCGCGGCTGACCGCCGACCGGGTCTGGATCATCGATCCGCTCGACGGTACCCGGGAGTTCTCCGAGGAGGGTCGCGCCGACTGGGCGGTGCACGTGGCGCTCTGGTCCCGCAACGGGTCCACCCCGCACCGGCTGGTCGCCGGAGCGGTGGGGCTGCCGGCCCAGCACCGCACGATCAGCACCGAGCATCCGCCGCCGTACCCGCCGATGCCGGCCCCCGGTGCCGGTGGCGGCGCGATCCGGCTGGCCGCCAGCCGTAGCCGCCCGCCGGCGTTCGTCACGGCGCTCGCCGCCGACCTGGACGCCGAGCTGGTGCCGATGGGGTCGGCCGGGGCCAAGATCGCTGCGGTGATCGCCGGTGACGCCGACGCCTATGTGCACGCCGGCGGCCAGTACGAATGGGATTCGGCTGCCCCTGTCGCCGTGGCTACCGCCACCGGCCTGCACGCCTCGCGGATCGACGGATCCCCGTTGCGGTACAACGAGGCCAACCCGCGACTGCCGGATCTGGTGGTCTGTCGACGAGATCTTGCCAGCAAACTGCTCGCAGCGTTGCGGCAGCATCTGCAGGTATCCTGACCTCTGATCTCCAGCTTGCCAACCGGAAAGGTCTGGTATTCGGATGACCAAGCTTCGGACCGCCCGCCACGACCGGAGGTGGCTGTGATGAGTGGCGCCACCGCGTACCGTGTCTCCCACCTCGACGCGCTGGAGTCGGAGAGCATCTTCGTCATGCGCGAGGTCGTCGCCGAGCTGGAGCGCCCGGTGCTGCTCTTCTCCGGCGGCAAGGATTCGATCGTGATGCTGCGCCTGGCGCAGAAGGCGTTCGCTCCGGCCCGGATCCCGTTCCCGGTGATGCATGTCGACACCGGGCACAACTTCCAGGAGGTGCTCGACTACCGGGACCGCCGGGTCGACGAGCTCGGCCTGCAGTTGGTCGTGGCCAGCGTGCCGGAGGCGCTCGAGTCCGGCCTGGTGCACGAGTCGCCCGACGGGATGCGTAACCGCATCCAGACCCCGGTGCTGCTGGCTGCGGTCGAGAAGTACCGGTTCGACGCCCTGTTCGGTGGGGCCCGCCGGGACGAGGAGAAGGCCCGGGCCAAGGAGCGGGTCTTCTCGTTCCGCGACGAGTTCGGCCAGTGGGACCCGAAGAACCAGCGGCCGGAGCTGTGGTCGCTGTACAACGGCCGGCACCACCCGGGTGAGTCGATCCGGGTCTTCCCGCTGTCGAACTGGACCGAGCTGGACGTGTGGCACTACATCGCCCGCGAGCAGATCGAGCTGCCGTCGATCTACTTCGCCCACGAGCGCGAGGTGATCGAACGCGACGGCATGCTGTACGCCGTCAACGAGTTCATCCAGCCCCGTTCCGGCGAGACCCCGTTCATCGAACAGGTCCGCTACCGTACGGTGGGTGACGCCTCCTGCACGGCGGCGGTGCGCTCCCCGGCGGACACCGTCGACAAGGTGATCGACGAGGTCGCCGCCACCCGGATCACCGAGCGCGGGGCGACCCGTGGCGACGACCGGGTCAGTGAGGCCGCCATGGAGGACCGCAAGCGGGAGGGCTACTTCTGATGACGGTGACGGCTGACGCCCCCACCACCCGGGCCATGGACCTGCTGCGGTTCGCCACCGCCGGCAGCGTCGACGACGGCAAGTCGACCCTGATCGGCCGGCTGCTCTACGACACCAAGTCGCTCTTCACCGACCAGCTGGAAGCGGTCGAGGCGGTCAGCGCGGCCCGGGGTGACGAGTACACCAACCTGGCGCTGCTGACCGACGGCCTGCGGGCCGAGCGGGAGCAGGGCATCACGATCGACGTCGCCTACCGCTACTTCGCCACCCCCCGGCGCAAGTTCATCATCGCCGACACCCCGGGGCACATCCAGTACACCCGCAACATGGTCACCGGTGCCTCCACGGCGGATCTGGCGTTGATCCTGGTCGACGCCCGTAAGGGTCTGGTCGAGCAGTCCCGCCGGCACGCGTTCCTCTGCTCGCTGCTGCGGGTGCCGCACCTGGTGCTCTGCGTCAACAAGATGGACCTGGTCGACTGGGACCAGTCGGTGTTCGAGGCGATCGCCGACGAGTTCACCACGTTCGCCGCCAAGCTGGAGGCGCCGGACCTGTCGGTCATTCCGATCTCCGCGCTGCACGGCGACAACATCGCCACCCGGTCGGAGAAGACCCCCTGGTACGAAGGCCCGTCGCTGCTGCACCACCTGGAGCACGTGCACATCGCCTCGGACCGTAACCTGGTCGACGTCCGGTTCCCGGTGCAGTACGTGATCCGGCCACAGTCGACGGTCGTCACCGACTACCGGGGCTACGCCGGGCAGGTCGCCTCCGGGGTGCTCAAGCCGGGCGACGAGATCATGGTGCTGCCGTCCGGGTTGACCAGCACCATCGCCAGCATCGAGACCGCCGACGGACCGGTCGACGAGGCGTTCCCGCCGATGTCGGTCACCGTACGCCTCACCGACGAGCTGGACATCTCCCGTGGCGACCTGATCTGCCGGCCGCACAACGCGCCCACCCCGGCCCAGGACATCGAGGCGATGATCTGCTGGATGGACGAGTCACGGCCGTTGCAGGTCGGTGCGAAGTACGCGATCAAGCACACCACCCGCAGCGCCCGCGCCGTGGTCCGTGGCGTGCAGTACCGGCTGGACGTCAACAGCCTGCACCGTGACGAGACGGCCAGCCAGCTCGGCCTCAACGACATCGGCCGGGTCAAGTTCCGCACCACGGTGCCGCTGCTGACCGACGAGTACCGGCGCAACCGCACCACCGGCGGGTTCATCCTGGTCGACGAGTCGACCAACCGGACCGCCGCCGCCGGCATGATCATCGAAGCCGGCTGACCAGGGCAACCCGGTCGGGTTCCGTCCGTGCTGCACGACGGGACCCGACCGGCTGCGCTCACCAGCGCCCGTAGACCGGTGCGCGGCCGCCGGCCAGCGCGCTGAGCACCGCCACGATGTCGGCGCTGCGCCGGTCCAGCAGCATCGTCGGCACCATCAACCGGGCTCCCGGCGGGACCGCCGGATGCGGGGTCTGAGCGTCGATGCAGATCAGATCCTCACACCAGGTACGCCGGACCAGCACCGCCGACACCGCGTCCCACGGCAACCAGACCGGGTTCACCCGGAAACTGCCGTTGGCCACCCACACCCCGGTCCGGTCGGCGGCCAGCACCGGCCCCCGGCCGGTGAACCGCCCGTGCCACAGCGCCACCGTCGCCGCCAGCACCGCGCCGAGCAGCAGCACCGGTACGCCGACCAGCGCGGCGGTGAACACCCGGCCCACCTGTGCCTCCCGGGCGACCAGGTAACCGACCCCGCCGAGCAGCCCGCCGGCCAGCAGCCAGCCGACGCCGGCCAGCGCGCCAGCGGTGGCCAGGAACCTCGACCCGTCGATCCGGACCAGGAACGGGGCGTCCCCGGACAGCCGGTCGGTCAACTGCTGCACCACGGGGCAACCTCCACCGTCGCCGGTCTACTGTGTTGCGGCGAGGTTAGTGGATCCGTTCGGCTCCGGCACAGGGCAGGGCGGTGAAGCTGACCGGTGTGGCGAAACCGTTGTCGGCGTACGCCGCCGCGACGGCGGCCGCCACCGTCCCGGCGGCGTCGGCATCGACCAGCGCCAACACACAGCCGCCGAACCCGCCGCCGGTCATCCGGGCCCCGTACGCCCCGGCGGCCAGCGCCGCGGTCACCGCGACGTCCACCTCCGGCACGGTGATCTCGAAGTCGTCGCGCATCGAGGCGTGCGAGGCGGTCAGCAGCGGCCCGATCTCGCGGACCTGCCCGGAGTGCAGCAGCGCGACGGTGTCGCGGACCCGCTGGTTCTCGGTGACCACGTGGCGCACCCGCCGACGGGTGGTGTCGTCGGGCAGCCGGTCCAGCGCCGCCGGCAGGGCGTCGACGCCGACGTCGCGCAACGCCGGTACGCCGAGCACCGTCGCGGCCTGCTCGCAGGCGGCCCGCCGGGCGGCGTACTCGCCGGAGACGTGCCGGTGCGGGGCCTGGGTGTCGACGACCAGCACCGCCAGCCCGGCGGCGGCCAGGTCGAACGGGATCTGGTCCACCTCGAGGGAACGGCAGTCCAGGAACAGGGCGTGCCCGGCCCGGCAGCGGATCGACGCCGACTGGTCCATGATCCCGCAGGGCACCCCGGCGTAGACGTTCTCCGCCCGCTGGGCGAGCGCCGGCCGCTGGTCGACCGGCAGCCGGTCGGTGCCGACGCCGCCGAGGTCGGCCAGGGCGGTCAGCACCGCCGCTTCCAGCGCGGCCGACGAGGACAGGCCGGCACCCAGCGGTACGTCGGAGGCGATCGCCAGTCGGGCGGCCGGTACGGCGTACCCGGCCTCGCGCAACGCCCAGACGACCCCGGCGACGTAGCCGCCCCAGCCGTCGACCGCGCCGGGCCGGTCCGCGTCGGCGGCACTGATCACGATCTGCTCGTCGGACTGCTCCGACCAGACCGTCCAGCCCTGGTCCGCCTGCTCTGCCGGCTCGGCCTGCTCCGCCGGGCTCGCCGCGACGACGGTGCGGTGCGGCAGGGCGAACGGCAGCACGAAGCCGTCGTTGTAGTCGGTGTGTTCGCCGATCAGGTTGACCCGGCCCGGGGCGGCCCAGACCCCGGCCGGGGGGCCGCCGTACCGCCGAATGAAGCCGTCGGTGGCGCGGCGGGCGACCGACGTGCCGGCCGTGACCGGTGTCTGCGGCGCGACCGGCCCGCCGGGCAGCCCGGTCACGACCGCACCTGCCGGTACGGCAGGAACGCCCAGGCGTCGGCGACCATCTCGGCCAGCGTGGGTTTCTGCGGCCGCCAGCCGAGTTCGTCGTGTGCCCGGGTCGACGAGGCGACCAGGGTGGCCGGGTCGCCGGGGCGACGCGGGGACATCTCCACCGGCACCGGGTGGCCGGTGACCTGTCGGACGACCTCGACGACCTCGCGGTTGGAGAAGCCGCTGCCGTTGCCCAGGTTGTAGATGCGGTGTTCGCCTCCGACGGCGGCGTCGAGGGCGAGCAGGTGGGCGCGGGCGAGGTCCTCGACGTGGATGTAGTCGCGGACGCAGGTGCCGTCCGGGGTCGGGTAGTCGTCGCCGAACAGCTGCAGCTTGTCGCGGCGGCCGGCGGCGACCTCCAGGGCGATCGGGATCAGGTGGGTCTCCGGTTCGTGGCGTTCGCCCAGCGCGGTGCCGTCGGGGCGCAGGCAGGCACCGGCGACGTTGAAGTAGCGCAGTGACGTCGCGGCGAGCCCGTGCGCGGTGGCCTCGCTGGTCAGCGCCATGTCGACGGCGAGTTTCGTCGCACCGTACGGGTTGGTCGGGGCCTTGGTGGCGGACTCGGTGATCGGGATCTCGCTGGGGTTGCCGTAGACGGCGGCGGTGGAGGAGAAGACGAACCGCGACACCCCGGCGGCCCGGACGGCGTCGATCAGCGCCAGTGAACCGACGGTGTTGTTGCGCCAGTACCACTCGGGGTGGACCACCGACTCGCCGGCGGCGATCAGCGCGGCGAAGTGCAGCACGCCGTCGAAGCCGGCGTCCGGGGTGAGCACGGTCGCGACGTCGTGCACGTCGGCCTCGACGAACGTCGCCTCGGGGGCGAGCGCCACCCGGTGCCCGGTACGCAGGTCGTCGAGCACCGTCACCTCGTGCCCGGCGTCGATCAGCAGCCGGGTCACCACGCTGCCGATGTAGCCGGCACCGCCGGTTACCAGGAGTTTCACAATCGGTCCCTTCCCGCCAGGCCGTCCGCCCGGTATTCCATCACATTCAGCCACGATCCAACAGAGTCGAACATGCCGACACCGGCGGCATCCTGCCACGGACGGCGACACCCCGTCCCTGCCGAGCCGGGCGAACCACGTACCACTGATGCTGTCAGAATTGTCGACATGTCCGAGCTCGCCTCCCGCCCCCGGGTGCTCTCCGGTATCCAGCCGACCGCCGACTCGTTCCACCTCGGCAACTACCTCGGCGCGGTCCGCAACTGGGTGGCGATGCAGGACACCCACGACGCCTTCTACTGCGTCGTCGACCTGCACGCGATCACCGCCGGCCACGACCCGGCCGTGCTGCGCCAGCGGACCCGGGTGGCCGCCGCCCAGCTGCTCGCCGCCGGCCTGGACCCGGACCGCTGCACCCTGTTCGTCCAGTCCCACGTGCCGCAGCACGCCCAGCTCGGCTGGGTGATGGGCTGCATCACCGGGTTCGGCGAGGCGAACCGGATGACCCAGTTCAAGGACAAGTCCGCCAAGCAGGGTGCCGAACGGGCCAGCGTCGGGCTGTTCACCTACCCGGTCCTGCAGGCCGCCGACATCCTGCTCTACCAGGCCGACGCGGTCCCGGTCGGCGAGGACCAGCGCCAGCACCTGGAGCTGACCCGGGAC from Solwaraspora sp. WMMD791 includes:
- a CDS encoding 3'(2'),5'-bisphosphate nucleotidase CysQ, with amino-acid sequence MSTPPVTDAAFARWLAGRAGESLLQVRQELGYADPAALKAAGDKISHDLLRTELARWRPADAVLSEEDDGSRQALSAEDSADAGPSRLTADRVWIIDPLDGTREFSEEGRADWAVHVALWSRNGSTPHRLVAGAVGLPAQHRTISTEHPPPYPPMPAPGAGGGAIRLAASRSRPPAFVTALAADLDAELVPMGSAGAKIAAVIAGDADAYVHAGGQYEWDSAAPVAVATATGLHASRIDGSPLRYNEANPRLPDLVVCRRDLASKLLAALRQHLQVS
- the cysD gene encoding sulfate adenylyltransferase subunit CysD; amino-acid sequence: MSGATAYRVSHLDALESESIFVMREVVAELERPVLLFSGGKDSIVMLRLAQKAFAPARIPFPVMHVDTGHNFQEVLDYRDRRVDELGLQLVVASVPEALESGLVHESPDGMRNRIQTPVLLAAVEKYRFDALFGGARRDEEKARAKERVFSFRDEFGQWDPKNQRPELWSLYNGRHHPGESIRVFPLSNWTELDVWHYIAREQIELPSIYFAHEREVIERDGMLYAVNEFIQPRSGETPFIEQVRYRTVGDASCTAAVRSPADTVDKVIDEVAATRITERGATRGDDRVSEAAMEDRKREGYF
- a CDS encoding GTP-binding protein, with protein sequence MTVTADAPTTRAMDLLRFATAGSVDDGKSTLIGRLLYDTKSLFTDQLEAVEAVSAARGDEYTNLALLTDGLRAEREQGITIDVAYRYFATPRRKFIIADTPGHIQYTRNMVTGASTADLALILVDARKGLVEQSRRHAFLCSLLRVPHLVLCVNKMDLVDWDQSVFEAIADEFTTFAAKLEAPDLSVIPISALHGDNIATRSEKTPWYEGPSLLHHLEHVHIASDRNLVDVRFPVQYVIRPQSTVVTDYRGYAGQVASGVLKPGDEIMVLPSGLTSTIASIETADGPVDEAFPPMSVTVRLTDELDISRGDLICRPHNAPTPAQDIEAMICWMDESRPLQVGAKYAIKHTTRSARAVVRGVQYRLDVNSLHRDETASQLGLNDIGRVKFRTTVPLLTDEYRRNRTTGGFILVDESTNRTAAAGMIIEAG
- the galK gene encoding galactokinase, with the translated sequence MTGLPGGPVAPQTPVTAGTSVARRATDGFIRRYGGPPAGVWAAPGRVNLIGEHTDYNDGFVLPFALPHRTVVAASPAEQAEPAEQADQGWTVWSEQSDEQIVISAADADRPGAVDGWGGYVAGVVWALREAGYAVPAARLAIASDVPLGAGLSSSAALEAAVLTALADLGGVGTDRLPVDQRPALAQRAENVYAGVPCGIMDQSASIRCRAGHALFLDCRSLEVDQIPFDLAAAGLAVLVVDTQAPHRHVSGEYAARRAACEQAATVLGVPALRDVGVDALPAALDRLPDDTTRRRVRHVVTENQRVRDTVALLHSGQVREIGPLLTASHASMRDDFEITVPEVDVAVTAALAAGAYGARMTGGGFGGCVLALVDADAAGTVAAAVAAAYADNGFATPVSFTALPCAGAERIH
- the galE gene encoding UDP-glucose 4-epimerase GalE — protein: MKLLVTGGAGYIGSVVTRLLIDAGHEVTVLDDLRTGHRVALAPEATFVEADVHDVATVLTPDAGFDGVLHFAALIAAGESVVHPEWYWRNNTVGSLALIDAVRAAGVSRFVFSSTAAVYGNPSEIPITESATKAPTNPYGATKLAVDMALTSEATAHGLAATSLRYFNVAGACLRPDGTALGERHEPETHLIPIALEVAAGRRDKLQLFGDDYPTPDGTCVRDYIHVEDLARAHLLALDAAVGGEHRIYNLGNGSGFSNREVVEVVRQVTGHPVPVEMSPRRPGDPATLVASSTRAHDELGWRPQKPTLAEMVADAWAFLPYRQVRS